Proteins co-encoded in one Paracrocinitomix mangrovi genomic window:
- a CDS encoding adenylate/guanylate cyclase domain-containing protein, giving the protein MLIRSLFIFIYTFSSFFLWSQTTHQLFKEGIEYRDQGKKNKAINAFEEALELAESSRNKKMQMSIHLELADLKDNMITYKEALEHYKAFSDLYHQQLVSEKEQLADSVTTLETEVAEGVETMQKMDQEIDSLTTEQLQSELAIKDLELDNQKKQLEIQESENRRNVLLLVIGMVVIILLFFGLGYLRKRNTNKTLRNKNYQIAKEKEKSEELLLNILPKSVADELKEFGRTTSRKYENASIMFTDFKGFTKFSEQYSPEDLVHELDSYFTAFDEILHKHGIEKIKTIGDAYMCVSGVPENDEEHAHHMIRAAFELRDFVNQKAIELKAEGKPHLEMRIGIHTGPLVAGVVGSKKFAFDVWGDAVNVAARMEQSGAPGTINISEDVYQLVKEDFVFEFRGEIEAKNKGKLKMYFVEGPAGASTANKSA; this is encoded by the coding sequence CTTTTTATATTCATTTACACCTTCTCATCATTCTTTTTATGGTCTCAGACAACTCATCAACTATTTAAAGAAGGTATTGAGTATAGAGATCAGGGTAAGAAGAATAAAGCAATAAATGCTTTTGAGGAAGCCTTAGAATTAGCTGAATCTTCAAGAAATAAAAAGATGCAAATGAGCATCCATCTTGAGTTAGCCGATTTAAAAGATAATATGATTACCTATAAAGAGGCTTTGGAACATTATAAAGCATTCTCAGATCTGTATCATCAACAATTAGTAAGTGAAAAAGAACAATTAGCAGACTCTGTTACAACTCTTGAAACTGAAGTTGCTGAGGGCGTTGAAACCATGCAAAAAATGGATCAGGAAATTGATTCACTTACTACGGAACAACTGCAGTCAGAATTAGCAATAAAGGATTTGGAGTTAGATAATCAAAAAAAGCAATTGGAAATACAGGAATCAGAGAATCGTAGAAACGTCCTATTACTTGTGATAGGTATGGTGGTGATCATTCTTTTGTTTTTTGGATTGGGATACCTACGCAAGAGAAATACTAATAAAACACTAAGAAACAAGAATTATCAAATTGCCAAGGAGAAAGAAAAGTCTGAAGAGTTATTGTTGAATATTCTACCTAAATCGGTTGCTGATGAATTGAAAGAGTTTGGAAGAACTACTTCTAGAAAATATGAAAATGCAAGTATCATGTTTACAGATTTTAAAGGATTTACTAAGTTTTCTGAACAATATAGTCCTGAAGATTTAGTGCATGAATTAGATTCTTATTTTACAGCATTTGATGAAATACTACATAAACATGGTATTGAAAAGATAAAAACAATTGGAGATGCTTATATGTGTGTTTCAGGAGTTCCTGAAAATGATGAAGAACATGCGCATCATATGATTCGAGCAGCTTTTGAATTAAGAGATTTTGTGAATCAGAAAGCAATTGAACTTAAAGCTGAAGGAAAACCACATCTTGAGATGAGAATAGGGATACATACCGGGCCTTTGGTGGCAGGAGTTGTAGGTTCTAAAAAGTTTGCATTTGATGTTTGGGGAGATGCCGTAAATGTTGCTGCAAGGATGGAACAAAGTGGAGCTCCGGGAACTATTAATATCTCTGAAGACGTATATCAATTAGTTAAAGAAGACTTTGTGTTTGAGTTTAGAGGTGAAATTGAAGCTAAGAATAAGGGTAAATTAAAAATGTACTTTGTGGAGGGTCCTGCAGGAGCTTCTACCGCAAACAAAAGCGCATAA
- a CDS encoding alpha/beta hydrolase — protein sequence MKSTLMLVVLLFLSQFSIAQKERYVSPVFDEVEVIENVKYGKNKTQSGFNQELTMDIYLPKGDTASNRPIIILAHGGYFFVGDKSGFSNECQEIAKAGYVAVSMNYRLIDVEDDSFFVAKKAVIDAVHDMKACVRYFYKDAASQNQYKIDTNNIVIGGYSAGAITSLHYAYANNANDILKMGGNKLMEYVYKQGGMEGKSGNKGYSDKIKGVINIAGSLFNIELLDKNEPPLVSIHGDKDDIVPFNEGLVGTTKITTQGSGLIHPRATELGIKNELIKLDGQDHFGFLDCYSCMQQTMFFVKHFVLNAN from the coding sequence ATGAAAAGTACTTTAATGTTAGTTGTATTGCTCTTTTTGTCTCAGTTTTCAATTGCCCAAAAAGAAAGATATGTAAGTCCTGTGTTTGATGAAGTTGAAGTTATTGAGAATGTCAAATACGGCAAAAACAAAACGCAATCCGGCTTTAACCAAGAGTTAACCATGGACATTTATCTACCAAAAGGCGATACTGCCAGTAATAGACCTATAATTATTCTAGCTCACGGAGGCTACTTCTTTGTGGGAGACAAGTCAGGATTCAGTAATGAATGTCAAGAAATAGCCAAAGCTGGATATGTAGCAGTATCTATGAATTACAGATTAATAGATGTTGAGGATGATTCATTTTTTGTAGCCAAAAAGGCGGTTATTGATGCTGTGCATGATATGAAAGCTTGTGTCCGTTATTTCTATAAAGATGCAGCTTCACAAAATCAATATAAAATTGATACCAACAATATTGTAATTGGAGGATATTCGGCAGGAGCTATCACCAGCTTACACTATGCCTATGCCAATAATGCTAATGACATACTAAAAATGGGAGGCAATAAACTGATGGAGTATGTTTACAAACAAGGCGGAATGGAAGGTAAAAGCGGAAACAAAGGTTATTCTGATAAAATAAAAGGCGTAATCAATATTGCAGGATCTTTATTCAACATTGAATTACTAGATAAAAACGAACCACCATTGGTAAGTATTCATGGCGACAAGGACGATATAGTGCCCTTTAATGAAGGTTTAGTTGGTACCACTAAAATAACTACTCAAGGATCGGGTTTAATTCACCCAAGAGCAACAGAATTAGGGATTAAAAACGAACTTATTAAGCTGGATGGTCAGGATCATTTTGGATTTCTTGATTGTTACTCATGCATGCAACAAACCATGTTTTTTGTGAAGCATTTTGTACTAAATGCAAACTAA
- a CDS encoding sodium:solute symporter → MSWIDWGILFGTLAIIVIYGVYKTRKNSNLEGYLKGNNTDSWATIGLSVMATQASAITFLSTPGQAYESGMGFVQFYFGLPIAMIIISVFILPIYYKLKVFTAYQYLEQRFDVKVRSLTAFLFLVSRGLAAGLTIYAPAIILTSLLGWNLQLTCILIGTLVIVYTVSGGSRAVSLTQKWQMAIIMIGMFIAFYFILDSFPDNVGFSEGLDIAGAMNKMQIINTSTDITEKYTLLSGFTGAIFLFLSYFGTDQSQVQRYLGGKSLKASRIGLMFNGLVKIPMQFFILLVGVMLFVSFQFNKPPVIFNASTTKITANDDDSLRMIDQQYNEVFIAKQNALDQYLSGDEAQLKSAASFEKELVDIRSEYKDRLKTLDENYEKEDNDFIFLSFVLDYMPVGLIGLLLAVIFSAAMSSTAGELNALASTTTIDYYKKFFSKSDDDKKDVRVSKLLTVGWGILAIVVALVAGLFDNLIELVNIIGSLFYGTILGVFLLAFFIKFVKARSAFIAALIGQSSVLILHYLTVQGMVDLSYLLYNIIGSFIVVLAGITIEMLVPQKEKT, encoded by the coding sequence ATGAGCTGGATAGATTGGGGTATATTATTCGGTACGCTTGCCATTATCGTAATTTACGGAGTTTATAAAACACGTAAAAACAGCAATCTTGAAGGTTATTTAAAAGGAAATAATACCGATAGCTGGGCCACTATTGGATTGTCCGTTATGGCAACTCAAGCTTCAGCCATTACTTTTTTATCTACTCCGGGGCAAGCTTATGAAAGCGGAATGGGATTTGTCCAATTTTATTTCGGATTACCAATAGCTATGATCATTATTTCGGTTTTCATTTTACCGATTTATTACAAACTAAAAGTATTTACGGCGTATCAGTATTTAGAGCAAAGATTTGATGTTAAAGTTCGTTCATTAACTGCCTTTTTATTTCTTGTTTCAAGAGGATTAGCTGCCGGACTTACAATTTACGCCCCGGCTATTATTCTAACTTCATTATTGGGATGGAATCTTCAATTAACCTGTATTTTGATAGGAACACTGGTGATTGTTTACACAGTGTCTGGAGGAAGTAGGGCTGTTTCGCTCACCCAAAAATGGCAAATGGCCATAATAATGATTGGGATGTTCATTGCGTTTTATTTCATTCTAGACAGTTTCCCCGACAATGTTGGATTCAGTGAAGGTTTAGATATTGCTGGCGCAATGAATAAAATGCAAATCATCAATACTTCAACTGATATTACTGAAAAGTATACCTTGCTATCAGGTTTCACAGGAGCTATTTTCCTGTTTCTTTCATACTTTGGAACAGATCAATCGCAGGTGCAAAGATATCTCGGAGGAAAGAGTTTAAAAGCTTCTAGAATTGGACTAATGTTCAACGGATTGGTTAAAATCCCTATGCAATTTTTCATATTACTGGTTGGAGTAATGTTGTTTGTAAGCTTTCAATTCAATAAACCGCCTGTAATATTTAATGCTTCTACCACCAAAATAACGGCCAATGATGATGATTCTTTGAGAATGATTGATCAACAGTACAATGAAGTGTTTATTGCAAAACAAAATGCATTAGATCAATATTTATCTGGTGATGAAGCACAGTTAAAATCGGCTGCATCTTTTGAAAAAGAATTAGTTGATATTCGTAGTGAATACAAAGACAGGCTTAAAACATTAGATGAGAACTATGAAAAAGAAGACAATGATTTTATCTTCCTCTCATTTGTGTTGGATTATATGCCGGTAGGATTAATTGGTTTATTGTTAGCTGTGATATTTTCAGCCGCCATGTCTTCAACAGCAGGTGAATTGAATGCTTTAGCATCAACAACCACCATTGATTATTACAAAAAGTTTTTCTCAAAATCTGATGATGATAAAAAGGATGTTAGAGTCAGTAAATTATTGACTGTGGGATGGGGGATACTAGCCATTGTTGTAGCTCTTGTTGCGGGATTATTTGATAATTTGATAGAGTTAGTAAACATCATTGGGTCATTGTTTTACGGAACCATTTTAGGTGTCTTTTTACTGGCGTTTTTTATCAAGTTTGTGAAAGCTAGATCTGCATTTATTGCTGCCTTAATTGGACAATCCAGTGTATTGATATTGCATTATTTGACGGTCCAGGGAATGGTTGATTTGAGCTATTTACTATACAACATCATTGGATCATTTATTGTTGTATTGGCTGGAATAACGATTGAAATGCTAGTGCCGCAAAAGGAAAAAACATAA
- a CDS encoding DUF2911 domain-containing protein has translation MKKIFVSLLLTGVLSFSVKAQVKTPQPSPTCEIEQTVGLTNFEIEYSRPGAKGRTVFGDLVPYGKIWRTGANKATQFEVNTDVKVNGKELKAGKYAIFTKPGKDSWDVYWYNETEIWGTPDSWVDSLVACSVNVKPQSLNDMVESFTIAWEDVSNGAYGTLAISWEKTKISLKIEVPTEDLAMKSIEQTMAGPSANDYYRAASYYLEIGKELDQARTWITKACEMKGTEPFWYWRKKSLIEAKLGMYADAIKSAQTSLESAKKAGNDDYVKMNTESIAEWEKKK, from the coding sequence ATGAAGAAAATATTTGTATCTCTTTTATTAACAGGAGTTTTAAGTTTCTCAGTTAAAGCTCAAGTTAAAACCCCACAACCAAGTCCTACATGTGAAATTGAACAAACAGTTGGCTTAACAAATTTTGAAATAGAGTATTCAAGACCAGGTGCTAAAGGAAGAACTGTTTTTGGTGATTTAGTTCCTTATGGAAAAATCTGGAGAACCGGTGCAAACAAAGCAACTCAGTTTGAAGTTAATACTGATGTAAAAGTGAATGGTAAAGAATTGAAGGCAGGTAAATATGCCATCTTTACTAAGCCAGGAAAAGATAGCTGGGACGTTTACTGGTACAATGAAACAGAGATTTGGGGAACACCTGATAGTTGGGTTGATTCTTTAGTTGCATGTAGCGTAAATGTTAAGCCTCAGTCTTTAAACGATATGGTTGAATCTTTTACAATTGCTTGGGAAGATGTAAGTAATGGAGCGTATGGAACTTTAGCTATTTCATGGGAAAAGACTAAAATTTCATTAAAAATCGAAGTTCCTACTGAAGATTTAGCTATGAAGAGTATTGAGCAAACTATGGCTGGACCTTCTGCTAATGACTATTACCGTGCAGCGAGCTACTATTTAGAAATTGGAAAAGAGCTTGATCAAGCAAGAACTTGGATTACAAAGGCTTGTGAGATGAAAGGAACTGAGCCTTTTTGGTATTGGAGAAAGAAGTCATTAATTGAAGCTAAATTAGGAATGTATGCAGATGCTATTAAATCTGCTCAAACTTCTTTAGAAAGCGCTAAAAAAGCAGGTAATGATGACTATGTTAAAATGAATACAGAGTCTATTGCTGAGTGGGAAAAGAAAAAATAA
- a CDS encoding SRPBCC family protein, which translates to MPKIFVEKSIYIDKSPSEVFPLINDFSVWPTWSPWLITEKGVKVNVRDDKKFYEWSGDLVGSGNMMIIDEKENDFIDCDLQFIKPFKSKAKTSMYVKAEGNGTLLRWTMNSSLPFFMFFFKKMMQNLIGLDYERGLKMIKDLAETGEINSTLEFNENQTFEGGKYIYLTNNCQFKDMADTHKADFTSLMEFARSKNIIAGVGFTIYDKWDMKNLITHYKACVLVSDIPSDLPAGFSAAEFPKIKSYTCTHTGPYRHIGNAWSGIQMRLRAKKFKHNKKVSPIEVYLNSPLDTAEKALKTVIHFATV; encoded by the coding sequence ATGCCTAAAATATTTGTAGAAAAATCTATATACATAGATAAATCACCTTCAGAAGTATTTCCTCTAATCAATGACTTTTCAGTTTGGCCAACATGGTCTCCCTGGCTAATAACAGAAAAAGGAGTCAAGGTAAATGTTAGAGATGATAAAAAGTTTTATGAATGGTCCGGTGACCTGGTAGGATCAGGAAACATGATGATTATTGATGAAAAGGAAAACGATTTCATTGATTGCGATCTCCAATTCATAAAACCATTTAAATCAAAAGCTAAAACATCAATGTATGTTAAAGCTGAAGGTAATGGAACTTTGCTCAGATGGACAATGAATAGTAGTCTTCCTTTTTTCATGTTTTTCTTTAAAAAAATGATGCAAAACTTAATTGGTTTGGATTATGAAAGAGGCTTAAAAATGATCAAAGATTTAGCTGAAACAGGTGAAATTAATTCAACACTTGAATTCAATGAAAATCAAACTTTTGAGGGCGGAAAGTATATTTACTTAACTAATAACTGTCAGTTTAAAGATATGGCAGACACCCACAAAGCTGATTTCACAAGCTTGATGGAGTTTGCACGATCTAAAAACATTATTGCAGGCGTAGGGTTTACTATTTATGACAAATGGGATATGAAAAACCTAATAACTCATTATAAAGCATGTGTTTTAGTAAGTGATATCCCATCTGATTTACCTGCTGGTTTTAGTGCTGCAGAATTTCCTAAAATCAAATCTTACACTTGCACTCATACAGGCCCATACAGACATATTGGTAATGCGTGGAGCGGAATTCAAATGAGATTGAGAGCAAAAAAATTCAAACACAATAAAAAAGTAAGTCCAATTGAAGTTTATCTAAACAGCCCTTTAGATACGGCAGAAAAAGCTCTTAAGACTGTAATCCATTTCGCAACTGTATAA
- a CDS encoding PIG-L family deacetylase yields MFKHLLILILLTTFNSFAQKSSSEIYVDLQKLHSLKRVLYVAAHPDDENTRLLAYMSLGERAETAYLSLTRGDGGQNLIGNELSEKLGVLRTQELLAARSHDHANQYFSRAVDFGYSKSASESLEKWGEDQILSDMVLVIRKFKPDVIITRFPPDKRGGHGHHTASAMLAIKAFDKAADAKYEPEQVKQFGTWQTTSLYWNTSYWWMEAIEDSAKKYPERYFTQDIGGYNPLLGMSYNEIGTIARSQHKCQGFGAIIERGERLEYFEHLAGEKIEKSFFEHAERSWSSMVNKDLENQFDQLLKDFDFKTPSNNVAALIKIRNELRKIDDTFISREKLDLCDQIIFDCLGLFVEAVADDYSFVSGDSVSLEVNFLNRSERDVSVQQMSVSDYPTTYNQKLLPQKEVTIELKKKINADYSGPYWLQEAFNDLFTVKNKDDLGKAESDPTCAVFIALNVDGEKIPITVPLTYKWRDPSYGERRREVISTPAFTASVENDIQIIKTDQSKVVKFKVHNFSEQLNDKIQIVAPNGWKASPDVFDLKMDKKHQEKWFEFTLTPTKKAENGILSFVDNDNKEVRSYLEIAYDHIPTQVLMNNCVINCIKLDAAIQEGRVAYIKGVQDDVPTAIRQLGFEVDEFEVEQLADLDLSAYQSVVLGIRIYNVHPVLSNYHDKLFKYVENGGNLIMQYNTASRSANKMEFGPKSFSLSRDRVTEEDAVVEILVPDHPIFNYPNKITNDDFNNWVQERGLYFAGEWDDSYQALISWHDTGEEPVKGGLIVTNYGKGQFVYTGISFFRELPKGVVGAYRLFANILSYKK; encoded by the coding sequence ATGTTTAAACACCTTTTAATTCTAATCCTACTTACCACTTTCAACAGTTTTGCTCAAAAAAGCTCTTCTGAGATTTATGTTGATCTTCAAAAATTACATTCACTTAAAAGAGTGTTGTATGTTGCTGCTCATCCGGATGATGAAAACACCAGACTGTTGGCTTATATGTCTCTTGGAGAAAGAGCCGAAACCGCTTATTTATCTTTAACAAGAGGGGATGGAGGACAAAATTTAATCGGTAATGAGTTAAGTGAAAAATTGGGGGTTCTAAGAACACAGGAACTTTTAGCTGCCAGATCACATGATCATGCAAATCAATATTTCTCGAGAGCAGTTGATTTTGGATATTCCAAATCTGCATCTGAATCACTTGAAAAATGGGGTGAAGATCAAATATTATCTGATATGGTGTTGGTGATTAGAAAGTTTAAACCAGATGTTATTATTACCCGTTTCCCTCCGGATAAAAGAGGTGGACACGGACATCACACTGCATCAGCTATGTTAGCTATTAAAGCATTTGATAAGGCTGCAGATGCCAAATATGAACCAGAGCAAGTAAAACAATTCGGAACCTGGCAAACCACATCACTTTACTGGAACACCTCTTATTGGTGGATGGAAGCAATTGAAGATAGCGCCAAAAAGTACCCAGAAAGGTACTTCACACAAGATATTGGTGGTTACAATCCTTTGTTAGGCATGTCTTATAACGAAATTGGAACCATTGCAAGAAGTCAACACAAATGTCAGGGATTTGGTGCTATCATTGAAAGAGGAGAAAGATTAGAATACTTTGAACACCTAGCAGGAGAGAAAATTGAAAAATCATTTTTTGAACATGCAGAAAGAAGCTGGAGCTCAATGGTGAATAAAGATTTAGAAAATCAATTTGATCAATTATTAAAAGATTTTGATTTCAAAACACCATCAAACAATGTTGCTGCACTAATTAAAATAAGGAATGAATTACGAAAAATTGATGACACCTTTATTTCAAGAGAAAAATTGGATTTATGCGATCAGATAATATTTGATTGTCTTGGACTATTTGTAGAAGCCGTAGCAGATGATTACTCTTTTGTTTCAGGCGATTCAGTGTCTTTGGAAGTTAACTTTTTAAATAGGTCTGAGCGGGATGTTAGCGTTCAACAAATGTCAGTATCCGACTATCCAACAACTTATAATCAAAAGCTTTTACCGCAAAAAGAAGTAACAATTGAATTGAAGAAAAAAATAAATGCGGATTATTCTGGGCCTTATTGGCTACAAGAAGCATTTAATGATTTATTTACGGTTAAGAATAAAGATGATTTAGGAAAAGCCGAATCAGATCCTACATGTGCTGTATTTATTGCACTGAACGTTGATGGAGAAAAAATTCCTATCACAGTTCCTCTTACCTACAAATGGAGGGATCCGTCATACGGAGAGAGAAGAAGAGAAGTGATTTCAACTCCTGCATTTACAGCATCAGTAGAAAATGATATTCAAATTATTAAAACTGATCAAAGCAAAGTAGTAAAGTTTAAGGTTCATAATTTCTCTGAACAATTAAATGACAAAATTCAAATTGTTGCTCCAAACGGCTGGAAAGCTAGTCCTGATGTATTTGATCTTAAAATGGATAAAAAGCATCAAGAAAAGTGGTTTGAATTCACATTGACACCAACAAAAAAGGCAGAAAATGGCATCTTGAGCTTTGTTGATAATGACAATAAGGAAGTTAGATCATATCTTGAAATTGCTTATGACCACATCCCAACACAGGTATTAATGAATAATTGTGTGATCAACTGTATCAAACTAGATGCAGCTATTCAAGAGGGTAGAGTGGCCTATATTAAAGGGGTTCAGGATGATGTTCCAACTGCCATCCGCCAATTAGGTTTTGAAGTAGATGAATTTGAAGTAGAGCAATTGGCAGATTTAGATCTCTCTGCATATCAATCAGTAGTGTTAGGAATTCGTATTTACAACGTTCATCCCGTACTTTCAAATTACCACGACAAGCTGTTTAAGTACGTTGAAAATGGAGGGAATCTAATAATGCAATATAATACAGCCTCTAGAAGTGCCAACAAAATGGAATTTGGTCCTAAATCTTTTTCACTTTCAAGAGATAGAGTAACAGAAGAAGATGCCGTTGTAGAAATTTTAGTACCAGATCATCCTATTTTTAATTATCCAAATAAAATCACCAATGATGATTTCAATAATTGGGTGCAAGAGAGAGGTTTGTATTTTGCTGGAGAATGGGATGATTCTTATCAAGCCCTGATTTCTTGGCATGATACCGGAGAAGAGCCTGTAAAAGGAGGCTTAATCGTAACCAATTACGGTAAAGGTCAATTTGTATATACAGGCATCTCATTTTTTAGAGAATTACCTAAAGGTGTAGTTGGTGCTTACAGATTGTTTGCCAATATATTAAGCTATAAAAAATGA